The region CAGGGACAAACTCAAGCTAGTGTCCCTCATCagtgtccctccgtccccctcctGGGTATgacgtgaggaggaggaggaggaggaggagcacgttTCCGGCCTCCTGATGACCAGCTGGAACCCGTTCAGGAATTCCCAGGAGGAGTTTACCAGCATCATAGCCCTCCGTCCACCAGGGTGCTGGACACTAGGACAGGCTTCCAACGGACAGGACGTGTCCACCGTGCTCACAgtgaccagtgtgtgtgtgtgtgtgtgtgtgtgtttactggcTGGAAAGCTGTGAAACCAGAGagtaaaaactgtaaaaacgGTCCCGTTCCGACAGGAGGACTGGGGAGGAACCTCTGGAGGAACCTCTGGAGGAACCTCTGGAGGatcactgagctcctgcagcagtCTGGTCCCCTCCAGgctggggggctggggggctgCTGAGCTGGTGGGGTCCCCTCCTCTCCCGCTTCACCCGCCAtcgtgaggggagggggggagcggGGGCCGAGGACCTTTCTGCAGCGCCtgtggggggaggtggtgggaacCTCTGCTCCCCTCCAGGTCTGAGGGGGTGTCTTTGTCCTCCAGGACACCTGCAGCTGTCTCCCCCTCCAGAGGTTCTGAATCTTTACGCTGCTCCTCGGGTTGGATCCGTTTCTCCTCCGAGACTGAAGCACTGGACAAATCTGGGGGGTTGGCAGCTTCACTgtgcacctcctgctcctcctcctcctcctcctgccccacctcctgctcctcctcctggccatcctcctgctcctcctcctgctcctcctcctggccatcctcctgctccacctcctgctccacctcctgctggccaTCCTCCTCTGGGATGTCTCTGATGGACGGCACCTCTGCTCCGGTCTCAGGGGACGGAAGGTCAGAGTCCTCCACCTGGATCATTGACACCACCTGCTtcattctcctcttcttctggccctctccaccctcctcctccttctcctccttctccggGCCGTCCGTcttctcctgccctcctccGTACTCACCGGCCCAGTCGATGGACGGGTTGTCTCCCAGGAGGTGCAGGCTGGGGTCGCTGTTGCTGAGGACAATGCTGTCCCTGTACAGGTTGTGTCTCCTCTGGACGGCTGCCTCCttcacagctacacacacacacacacacacacacacacacacacacacacacacagagacacacacacacctttgagcATAATAACTGTAGTAGAACTTCTTCCCAGAGGGACGAGCAGATCACCGACCCATCATGATGTCCTTCGTCACAGATGCAGCACCACCTCCTCAAAGATGTTCTCCACCAGGATGAATGGAGagaagtcctcaaagatcatctCCTGGAAGCGGAGTagctcctacacacacacacacacacacacacacacacacacacacacacaacacacacacacaccacacacagttCACCGAGCCGTCAGCTGCAGGTGGCCACTTTGAAACATGAGCTCTTTATGGTCCTCagaaagattattttaaatgtttaatgcagcacagcaacacagcagcagcaacaacaacgcagcaacacagcagcagcgcagcagcagcacacacacagcagcagcagctacagcagcagcagcagcagcagcagcgcagcagcagctacagcacagcagcagcagcagcaacaacacagcagcagcagtagcagcagcagcagtagcaaaacagcagcagcagcagtagtagtagcagcacagcagcagcagcagcagcagcagcacagcagcagcagcagcaacagcagagcagcagcagtgcagcagcagcatcagcagcagcagcagcagtagtagtagcagtagcagcagcaacagcagcagcagcagcagtagcagtagcagcagtagtagcagtagcagcagcaacagtagcagcagcagcagcagcagtagtagtagcagtagcagcagcagcagcacagcagcagcagtagtagcagcagcagcagcagcaagcagtagtagtagcagtagcagcagcagcagcagtagcagcagtagcagcagtagtagagcagtagcagcagcagcagcagcagcagcagcagcagcagtagtagcagtagcagcagcaacagtaagcagcagcagcagcagcagtagtaagtaggcagtagcagcagcagcagcagagcagcagcagtagtagcagcagcagcagcagcagcagtagtagtagcagtagcagcagcagcagcagcagcagtacgcagcagtagtagcagtagcagcagcagcagcagcagcagcagcaagcagcacaagcagcagcagtagtagcagcagcagcagcagcagcagcagcagcagcacacagcacagcagcagcagtagtagcagcagcagcagtagtagtagcagtagcagcagtagcagtagcagcagtagcagcagcagtagtagcagcagcagtagtagcagcagtagcagcagcagcagcagcacagcagcagtagtagcagcagcagcagcagtagtagcagtagcagcagcagcagcagtagcagcagcagcagtagcagcagcagcgacagcaagtagcagcagcagcagcagcagtagtagcagcagcagcagcagcagccagcagcagtagcagtagcagcagcaagcagcagcagcagcattagcagcagcagcagcagcagcagcagcagtagcagcagcagcagcagtagcagcagcagtagcagcagcagcagcagcagtagtagcagcagcagcagcagcagcgcagcagtagcagcagcagtagcagcagcagcagcagcagtagcagcagcagcagcagtagcagcagcagcacaagcagtagcagcagcagcagcaagcagcagtagcagtagcagcagcagtaggcaggcagcagcagcagcagtagcagcagcagcagcagtagcagcagcagcagcagcagtaagcagtagcagcagcagtatagTGCAagccagcagcagtagtagtagcagcagcagcagcacacagcagcagcacagcaagcagcagtagcagcagcagcagcagcagtagcatagcagcagcagtagtagcagcagcagcagcagcagcagcagtagcagcagcagcagcagcagcagctacagcagtagcagctcagcagcagtagcagcagcagcagcagtagcagcagcacagcagtagcagtagcagcaacagtagcagcagcagcagtagcagcagcagcagcagcagcagcagcagtagcagcagcagcagcagcagtagtagcagtagcagcagtagtagcagcagcagcagcacagcagcagcacagcagcaccatgaCCTCACAGCAACAGGGCTAAAAGGAGCTGTAGATCAGCCATTAACCTCAAAGCTGCATAGCCAGCATGTCTGTGTTGCCATGACGATGGTGGACATGAAGCACAGGAAGACAAGACACCTAAACGAGCGTCTTCCTCATTAGCTTTTTCACTCATTAGCTTTCCTGCTCCCGCACCActcagcgccccctggtggccgtgcCTGGGGGGTGGACTCACCGAGAGGCAGGAGGGGCTGAGCTGCTTCAGCATGTAGGGGATGAAGATCTGGAGCAGAGCCTCACGGAAGAAGCGCTTCCTCACCGAGCTGCTGTCGTAGTCAAACTTCTGATGGCACACAAGCACAGTGGAGACAAGTCCAGCATCAGGTACTGGTTAGACTGGTTGGACTGGTTAGACTGGTTAGACTGGTTACCAGCCCTTCACCAGGCACCAGGGCTGCAGCTCCCCAGGGAGGATGAGACCTACTGGTCTCTGTAGCCCCCCGGGGAGGATGAGACCTGGACACCTCTACGCTGGTCTCTGTAGCCCCCCGGGGAGGATGAGACCTGGACACCTCTACGCTGGTCTCTGTAGCCCCCCGGGGAGGATGAGACCTGGACACCTCTACGCTGGTCTCTGTAGCCCCCCGGGGAGGATGAGACCTGGACACCTCTACGCTGGTCTCTGTAGCCCCCCGGGCAGGATGAGACCTGGACACCTCTACGCTGACATTGTTCTACCTTGAGGACTCTGTCCTGGCAGCGCTGGACGGTCTTGCAGAGCTCCTCGGTCCCCTGGGTCTCCAGGCTCTGGTGAAGGATCTGCTCGAAGGTGTAGACGGCGTTGTCCATTTGCTGTTGTTGAGCAGGAAAATCTGAATCAGCGTCATCACCAGGCGGCTTTAGGAgtgtgtgaagcgtctgtgtgaaGCGCCTGTGCGAAGCGCCTGTGCGAAGCGCCTGTGCGAAGCGTCTGTGTGACGCGCCCGCGTGAAGCGCCCGGGTGAAGCGTCTCTGTGTGAAGCGTCTCTGTGTGAAGCGTCTCTGTGTGACGCGCCCGTGTGAAGCGTCCGTGTCAAATGCCCGCGTGAAGCGCCCGGGTGAAGCGTCTCTGTGTGAAGCGTCTCTGTGTGAAGCGTCTCTGTGTGACGCGCCCGTGTGAAGCGTCCGTGTCAAATGCCTGTGTGAAACGCCTGCGTGGAAGCGTCCGTCTGAAGTGTCTGTGTGGAAGCGTCTGCGTGAAGCGCCTGCGTGACGCGCCTGTGTGACGCGCCTgcgtgaagcgtctgtgtggaAGCGCCTGTGTGACGCGCCTgcgtgaagcgtctgtgtgaagcgtctgtgtgaaGCGTCTgcgtgaagcgtctgtgtgaaTCGCCTGCGTGAAGCGTCTgcgtgaagcgtctgtgtgaaTCGCCTGCGTGACGCGTCCGTGCGACGCGTCTGTGTGACGCGTCCGTGCGACGCGTCTGTGTGACGCGTCCGTGCGACGCGTCCGTGCGACGCGTCCGTGCAACGCGTCcgtgtgaagcgtctgtgtccGACCGCAGCAACAGCATCACCTCTCTCATGAGGATCTGGGCCCTCTGAACGAACACCGAGGGGCTGGAGACGTCGAACCGCTGCTGCAGACCCTCCAgactcagctgctccaccttctcGTAGCAGCTCTGCATCTTCACAGGGTGGAAGGCCAACATGGAGATCTTGTCCATGTgctgaggacaggaggacagggtcCGTGAGACACCTGCGGGTCTCCTCATTAATAACAGTCTGTACCTGTGCCACCATCTCCTTGGTGCCCTCATTGATGATGTTCTTGCTCATGTCCACCAGCTCTTTAAAGAACAACTCGCGGACCTCAGAGAAGCCTCGGCTGGTGGGCTCCATCAGCGCGTCCAGGATGGAGCTGATGTAGGGCTGGATGCtcaccttcagcagcttctcagcCTTCGGAACAACCGCCGCTGAATGGAAGGAAGGATTTCAGAAGGTTTCTCACGGATCAGGTAAGTGGGCCAGAACATAAAACCAAGGAGCAGCTGGGTGGCCAACAATGCTCCTCCACCAGGTAAGG is a window of Takifugu flavidus isolate HTHZ2018 chromosome 5, ASM371156v2, whole genome shotgun sequence DNA encoding:
- the niban2b gene encoding LOW QUALITY PROTEIN: protein Niban 2b (The sequence of the model RefSeq protein was modified relative to this genomic sequence to represent the inferred CDS: inserted 1 base in 1 codon), translating into MGDVVSSHLDEAKREIVAARSGELMAAFRRLYEQQYAVALFNNIRFVIEGGGGPQPQLLQRKVPLENKSIFSGSLFHYLEENKRWRSRFLFVPDSYSISYYDSKAVHDKGQHPKGTINCAGYKVLTSLEDYLDLLADSLPGVKAKTGSSAFLKCATQFPLILWHPYARHHYFCAVSEKDQKKWHAVLQDCIRHTNDGLPEEDKVQTPAFTDAVRLYRQAQGHYGTWEMMCGAPSQILSNLVMETLLSELRDLISPRLKGKLHERQKSWMLISDAVYSLVQGRCLAQYEELLQRCEAARSSLEASIRTDMDQIISSKEHLSSKIRAAVVPKAEKLLKVSIQPYISSILDALMEPTSRGFSEVRELFFKELVDMSKNIINEGTKEMVAQHMDKISMLAFHPVKMQSCYEKVEQLSLEGLQQRFDVSSPSVFVQRAQILMREQMDNAVYTFEQILHQSLETQGTEELCKTVQRCQDRVLKKFDYDSSSVRKRFFREALLQIFIPYMLKQLSPSCLSELLRFQEMIFEDFSPFILVENIFEEVVLHXVTKDIMMAVKEAAVQRRHNLYRDSIVLSNSDPSLHLLGDNPSIDWAGEYGGGQEKTDGPEKEEKEEEGGEGQKKRRMKQVVSMIQVEDSDLPSPETGAEVPSIRDIPEEDGQQEVEQEVEQEDGQEEEQEEEQEDGQEEEQEVGQEEEEEEQEVHSEAANPPDLSSASVSEEKRIQPEEQRKDSEPLEGETAAGVLEDKDTPSDLEGSRGSHHLPPQALQKGPRPPLPPSPHDGG